A region of Bacillus rossius redtenbacheri isolate Brsri chromosome 2, Brsri_v3, whole genome shotgun sequence DNA encodes the following proteins:
- the LOC134528806 gene encoding mRNA decay activator protein ZFP36L3-like, protein MAPPAACVAGCGNAHKVERMAGGRGIAPSAACMAGGGDTPKVARVAGRRGMAPPAVCMAGCGDAHKVARVAGRSGMAPPAACVAGCGDASRWQVWRVEAACHVQRPAWQAAASLPGCHLQWRKRRVAATFPKVSHVAGGSDMAPSVARVAGGSIAPKVARVAGGSSVAPPAAFVVGCGDAPKVACVAGGSGVAPAAACMASGGVAPKVARMAGGSSVAPSVAHAVGCGNISQGSRVAPKVVCVAGGSGMAPTVARMAGGGIAPKVARVAGGSGVAPSAVRVAGGGVAPKVVCVVGGRGMAPPAACMVGYGDAPKMAASLPWWHVWRAEGAWYLQQHAWRA, encoded by the exons ATGGCACCTCCAGCGGCGTGCGTGGCAGGCTGTGGCAACGCTCACAAGGTGGAACGCATGGCAGGCGGAAGGGGCATTGCACCTTCAGCGGCGTGCATGGCGGGTGGTGGCGACACTCCCAAGGTGGCACGCGTGGCGGGCAGAAGGGGCATGGCACCTCCAGCAGTGTGCATGGCAGGCTGTGGTGATGCTCACAAGGTGGCACGCGTGGCGGGCAGAAGTGGCATGGCACCTCCAGCGGCATGCGTGGCGGGCTGCGGCGATGCTTCAAGGTGGCAAGTGTGGCGGGTAGAAGCGGCATGCCACGTGCAGCGGCCTGCATGGCAGGCGGCGGCATCGCTCCCAGGGTGCCACCTTCAGTGGCGCAAGCGGCGGGTTGCGGCGACGTTTCCCAAGGTGTCACACGTGGCGGGCGGAAGCGACATGGCACCTTCAGTGGCGCGCGTGGCAGGCGGCAGCATCGCTCCCAAGGTGGCACGCGTGGCGGGCGGAAGCAGTGTGGCACCTCCAGCGGCGTTTGTGGTGGGCTGCGGCGATGCTCCCAAGGTAGCATGCGTGGCGGGCGGAAGCGGTGTGGCGCCTGCAGCGGCGTGCATGGCAAGCGGCGGTGTCGCTCCCAAGGTTGCACGCATGGCGGGCGGAAGCAGCGTTGCACCTTCAGTGGCGCACGCTGTGGGCTGCGGGAACATTTCCCAAG GCAGCAGAGTCGCTCCCAAGGTGGTATGTGTGGCGGGCGGAAGTGGCATGGCACCTACAGTGGCGCGCATGGCAGGTGGCGGCATCGCTCCCAAGGTGGCACGCGTGGCGGGCGGAAgcggcgtggcaccttcagcggtgcGTGTGGCAGGCGGCGGAGTCGCTCCCAAGGTGGTATGCGTGGTGGGCGGAAGGGGCATGGCACCTCCAGCAGCGTGCATGGTGGGCTACGGCGACGCTCCCAAG ATGGCGGCGTCGCTCCCATGGTGGCACGTGTGGCGGGCGGAAGGGGCGTGGTACCTCCAGCAGCATGCATGGCGTGCGTAG